ACCCGCCCGGGCGCGACGCCGCCGACCCGAACGGGGAGTGGGCGAAGGTGAAGAACCGCGACCCGGCGCATGCGGTGGGGCTCGGCCACTGGTGGCTGCGCGACTCTGCCCTCCGCCGCTACACCTTCCCACCCGGCACGACGGTGCCGCCCGGCGGCAGCGTGACCCTCTACGTCGGCCGCGGCTCGAACACGGCGAGCGACTTCTTCTGGGGCTACCGAAAGGCCATCTTCGACAACGAGGACGAGCACGGCACCGGCGACGGCGCGTACCTGTTCGACCCCGACGGCGACCTGCGCGCCTCGATGATCTACCCGTGCGCCTACCGCTGCCTCGACCCCCTCAAGCACAAGGTGAAAGTCGGTGTCCACCCGAGCGGGCACGAGTATCTGACGGTTCGCAACCTCGCGGGCAAGGGCGTGACCCTCGAGGGCCACCGGCTCGCGACCGGGTCGTACGCGTATGCGTTCCCCGCCGGGACGGTCCTCCGGCGAGGCGACGTCCTGCGGGTCGACGTGAAGGGCGACCCCGCCGAGGACCAGCGCCTGCACAAGCACTGGGGCCTCCACAGGCTCATCCTCGACAACGGCGGCGGAGTGGCGCGCGTCTCGACGTACAACGACATCGTGCTCGCGTGCAGGGCCTGGGGCTACGGCTCCTGCCACAAGTAGGCGGCGGTAGCCTCCAGCGCTGATCCGCATGACCGCGCTCACGCTCCACGTCCTGCCGCCCTCGC
This genomic interval from Gaiellales bacterium contains the following:
- a CDS encoding lamin tail domain-containing protein translates to PPGRDAADPNGEWAKVKNRDPAHAVGLGHWWLRDSALRRYTFPPGTTVPPGGSVTLYVGRGSNTASDFFWGYRKAIFDNEDEHGTGDGAYLFDPDGDLRASMIYPCAYRCLDPLKHKVKVGVHPSGHEYLTVRNLAGKGVTLEGHRLATGSYAYAFPAGTVLRRGDVLRVDVKGDPAEDQRLHKHWGLHRLILDNGGGVARVSTYNDIVLACRAWGYGSCHK